A portion of the Parasteatoda tepidariorum isolate YZ-2023 chromosome 5, CAS_Ptep_4.0, whole genome shotgun sequence genome contains these proteins:
- the LOC139425647 gene encoding NAD-dependent protein deacylase Sirt4-like yields the protein MLIYFMNSGESTESGLPDYRSKDVDLYDRSPNRPVQFKYFVLATLLNPSFQVEVEITPNSYLVISFYVPYYEKCGEILKPDIFLLENVPKEKFYVR from the exons ATGTTGATATACTTTATGA ACTCTGGAGAGTCAACAGAAAGTGGTTTGCCAGATTACAGATCAAAAGACGTTGATTTATATGATCGTAGTCCTAATCGACCTgttcaattcaaatattttgttctggCAACACTG CTAAATCCTTCTTTTCAAGTTGAAGTAGAAATAACGCCAAATTCTTATcttgtaataagtttttatgtCCCTTACTATGAAAAATGCGGAGAAATTCTTAAACCTgatattttccttttagaaaatgttcctaaagaaaagttttacgttcgttaa